A section of the Vanessa tameamea isolate UH-Manoa-2023 chromosome 29, ilVanTame1 primary haplotype, whole genome shotgun sequence genome encodes:
- the LOC113395271 gene encoding peroxynitrite isomerase THAP4-like — MLQSNEEIHEALAPISWLSGRWVTEDGKGHYPTLKDFQYHEELEFICIGQPMFNYISTSRHPETKKPMHQERGFLRINPGTHDLAFLISHNFGLTSLEEGACDPEKKEIKLVTANVSRASFSKPPYVKNFKRELRLLQPDTLEVILYMETDNTPLSEHLTAIYKKV, encoded by the exons ATGCTGCAATCTAATGAAGAAATTCACGAGGCTCTTGCACCAATCTCTTGGCTTTCTGGACGTTGGGTCACTGAAGATGGAAAAGGACACTACCCAACCTTAAAAGATTTTCAATATCATGAAGAACTAGAATTCATATGTATTG GACAGCCTATGTTCAATTACATCTCAACATCAAGACATCCTGAAACAAAGAAGCCTATGCATCAGGAAAGGGGCTTTCTCCGTATAAATCCTGGAACACATGATCTAGCCTTTCTTATCAGCCATAACTTTGGCCTCACGTCTCTTGAAGAAGGTGCCTGTGATCcagaaaagaaagaaataaaactagTCACAGCGAATGTATCAAGGGCTAGCTTTTCAAAACCACCCTACGTCAAAAACTTCAAAAGAGAACTACGGTTATTGCAGCCTGATACCTTAGAAGTTATACTTTATATGGAGACTGACAATACACCGCTGAGTGAACATTTAAcagcaatttataaaaaagtctga